Proteins found in one Bremerella volcania genomic segment:
- a CDS encoding WD40 repeat domain-containing protein produces the protein MIISQQEWLELYARYRERLLLGPVGPLSDVADEHECNRADPPNLRWARRGELVPFLRWEGEDAGDPVDYPARSVCATRLIGQATDPDRLEIEGLLGIEHEYSLLHSALAVLAFASEAIITNDHEPVDLAVRILRALRRLGSITKGYGEPDALPAMGWGYMLRADTVDDSTANAQGDLTANYCNWLGDPDTARPLEPSAGDYAGLVATLVFARRTLARGEGVYDDLISEIDERVQAINRFLGAARYRIRRSDGSDVVSGPFAFGTALPLAQLTAEIKNTNAEDELADFHVDQLAGFIREFDGGFDRASLVAQILTDVAARIAANVLREACVVLSEETVRVLRIQFPKVWLRDVILRIRHDVDTFLAGNLRDYLATQLDAWLDGPSLSSDSTLSLATALWERLGRRSFDATSLSPRVCKIDIRLANVVGDHNLVFPSQTITIQITDTYSFDVEIPDVPIDVGGERLHLTLTPNALVHEVSDGRASPESSNVQVFRLADGSAALRLSVEGVGGAPCLAFSPTAENVLASGHDDGIVRIRDIETGGDLHSVDCAGGAIRSITFSPDGVLVAAGTDAGHILVFRADGGGNEVSLVGHPGGTLCLAWREVPEDEATRPLLLSGGRDRHIRSWDIDAEVEEKGWEAHAADIMALRVLVPGIATSAFSVVSASANGNVRVWDYESTDVSREPVSIDSTIASCGFVEVPDYRAQVSTVQITADDSDTAYTISIDGQDVSTAGSGTGVNDTASSLMQALEASTIPAFTEITWAVSGDTVTGVGNTVGQAFNAVSSAAGGAGTIGPVTTIVPPIDRDRRLGILCILAHDDALSFWNLENGVRFAGIRPKPDVAVTSVASSPNAKYAVVGLNDGTSQILEVPHFQSTLVDQFNRDDTGPGLQWRQETGSSETSRGRLAASSGEGLLLFRQPITGSNYSCEVIVRNDWEDDSHEGYATQGVIVRATGGPPQYASYYEATISIGRSYSRVHLWRIDAGTRAEVTSVPYLVEVGRDHTIRVVATLRQVVVIVDDEEVIVFDDDAPIGLSEPTRCGLTWLRDDDGPSIAVDDFLISLPVVADQNTTLQVDPIEATAVSVPSNGDSAWFAVARPQPAPAYPWRIVAAATSGLRGPILDALSVAHREQDAMLLALAHSFLGVNSQSDEFAETIELLSNAPTEFPHHGVAGGWDCDFRWAIRPNIEDTLSKAGSLGNGLDFLTATAIVAAADSNSSNREAFRRALLLDP, from the coding sequence ATGATTATCTCTCAACAGGAGTGGCTAGAATTATATGCGAGGTATCGCGAGAGATTGCTGCTGGGACCGGTGGGGCCACTTTCGGATGTTGCAGATGAGCACGAATGCAATCGTGCCGACCCTCCCAATCTCCGCTGGGCACGACGTGGTGAATTAGTGCCGTTCTTGCGCTGGGAAGGTGAGGATGCTGGTGACCCCGTGGACTATCCAGCTCGTTCGGTGTGCGCAACGCGACTCATCGGCCAAGCAACTGATCCAGATCGACTTGAGATAGAAGGGCTTCTTGGGATAGAGCATGAGTATTCTCTTTTGCATTCAGCGCTGGCAGTTCTCGCGTTCGCATCAGAAGCGATCATCACGAACGACCACGAGCCGGTCGATTTAGCAGTTAGGATTCTTCGCGCGCTTCGTAGACTGGGATCGATTACTAAGGGATACGGTGAACCAGATGCTCTCCCTGCCATGGGCTGGGGTTACATGTTGCGAGCTGACACTGTCGACGACTCAACTGCAAACGCTCAAGGAGACCTTACAGCAAACTACTGCAATTGGCTGGGAGATCCGGACACAGCTCGACCGCTTGAACCGTCCGCAGGAGACTATGCAGGGCTTGTCGCTACGTTGGTCTTCGCAAGACGCACTCTTGCGCGAGGCGAAGGAGTGTATGACGACCTGATCTCCGAGATCGACGAACGAGTGCAAGCCATCAACCGCTTCCTAGGGGCAGCGCGATATAGAATTCGTCGTAGTGACGGTTCAGACGTTGTGTCTGGCCCATTTGCGTTTGGCACCGCGCTCCCCTTAGCGCAATTGACTGCTGAGATAAAGAACACCAATGCAGAAGATGAATTGGCAGATTTTCATGTCGATCAATTGGCGGGCTTTATCCGGGAATTTGATGGTGGCTTTGACCGCGCTTCGCTCGTTGCCCAGATACTGACGGACGTCGCTGCAAGAATAGCAGCCAATGTACTTCGAGAAGCATGTGTCGTACTCTCGGAAGAAACTGTTCGTGTTCTACGTATCCAGTTTCCCAAAGTATGGCTACGGGATGTAATCCTTCGAATCCGGCACGATGTAGACACATTCCTCGCGGGGAACTTGCGAGATTATTTAGCAACGCAGCTGGATGCGTGGCTAGATGGACCATCACTGAGCTCGGATTCCACACTCAGCCTGGCAACGGCGCTTTGGGAACGACTTGGGAGAAGATCGTTCGATGCGACGTCCCTGTCGCCGCGAGTCTGCAAAATCGACATCCGATTGGCAAATGTAGTCGGTGATCACAACCTTGTCTTCCCGTCCCAGACTATCACAATCCAGATTACAGATACCTACTCATTTGACGTCGAGATTCCCGACGTTCCAATTGATGTAGGAGGTGAGCGACTTCATTTGACATTGACCCCCAACGCTCTTGTTCACGAAGTCAGCGACGGTCGCGCGTCACCAGAATCATCTAATGTTCAAGTGTTTCGACTTGCTGACGGAAGTGCGGCCTTGCGGCTTAGCGTTGAAGGCGTGGGCGGTGCGCCTTGTCTGGCGTTTTCACCAACTGCGGAGAACGTTCTCGCGTCAGGGCATGATGATGGAATCGTGCGGATACGCGATATTGAGACGGGTGGAGATCTGCACAGCGTCGATTGCGCTGGAGGCGCGATTCGATCCATAACTTTCAGTCCGGACGGTGTCCTAGTTGCTGCTGGGACGGATGCCGGGCACATTTTGGTGTTTCGCGCTGACGGTGGTGGCAATGAAGTGAGCCTGGTTGGACACCCTGGTGGTACGCTGTGTCTCGCTTGGCGGGAAGTCCCGGAAGATGAAGCGACACGCCCCTTACTGTTGTCGGGAGGGCGAGATCGCCATATTCGGAGTTGGGACATCGACGCAGAAGTCGAAGAAAAGGGATGGGAAGCGCATGCCGCTGACATAATGGCACTTCGAGTTCTTGTCCCGGGAATCGCGACATCCGCTTTTTCCGTCGTGTCCGCTAGTGCGAACGGAAATGTTCGAGTTTGGGATTACGAGTCTACCGATGTAAGTCGTGAACCGGTTTCTATCGATTCCACGATCGCATCATGCGGCTTCGTTGAGGTCCCTGATTACCGAGCCCAAGTATCTACGGTTCAAATCACCGCTGACGATTCAGATACCGCCTACACGATTAGCATTGATGGTCAAGACGTATCGACGGCTGGTTCCGGCACAGGCGTGAATGACACCGCTAGTTCACTTATGCAAGCTCTTGAGGCCTCAACGATCCCGGCATTCACTGAAATCACTTGGGCGGTATCGGGCGACACCGTGACTGGCGTCGGCAATACCGTAGGTCAGGCGTTTAACGCAGTTTCAAGTGCTGCTGGCGGAGCGGGGACCATCGGCCCTGTAACTACCATAGTGCCGCCGATTGACCGCGATCGACGCCTCGGCATCTTATGTATTTTGGCACATGATGATGCTCTTTCTTTTTGGAATCTGGAAAACGGTGTTCGATTTGCTGGCATTCGCCCGAAGCCCGACGTTGCGGTTACATCGGTCGCGTCATCACCAAACGCAAAATATGCAGTAGTTGGTTTGAACGATGGCACCAGCCAAATTCTTGAAGTCCCTCATTTTCAATCGACATTGGTTGATCAGTTTAACCGGGATGACACGGGTCCCGGCCTTCAATGGCGCCAGGAAACGGGCAGCTCTGAAACGAGTCGTGGTCGGTTGGCAGCATCCTCTGGGGAAGGACTCTTGTTGTTCAGACAACCTATCACTGGAAGCAACTACTCGTGTGAGGTGATTGTAAGAAACGACTGGGAGGACGACTCACATGAGGGTTACGCGACCCAGGGCGTCATCGTACGAGCCACCGGTGGCCCTCCCCAGTATGCAAGCTATTATGAGGCAACGATTAGTATCGGACGTTCGTATTCTCGCGTGCATCTGTGGCGAATTGATGCTGGAACACGGGCAGAAGTGACGTCGGTACCCTACTTAGTCGAAGTAGGCCGCGACCATACAATTCGGGTCGTTGCAACGTTGAGACAGGTAGTCGTCATTGTCGACGATGAGGAAGTGATTGTATTTGATGACGACGCCCCGATAGGCCTTTCCGAGCCAACCCGTTGCGGACTGACGTGGCTCCGCGATGATGATGGACCAAGCATCGCAGTCGATGATTTTTTGATCTCACTCCCAGTGGTAGCTGATCAGAATACGACCCTGCAGGTTGATCCGATCGAAGCAACCGCTGTCTCTGTTCCTTCAAACGGGGATAGTGCGTGGTTTGCTGTCGCTAGACCGCAACCTGCCCCGGCATATCCGTGGAGAATAGTTGCCGCCGCGACTTCAGGTCTTCGCGGGCCGATTCTCGACGCACTCTCAGTGGCACACAGGGAGCAAGATGCCATGCTGCTGGCGCTCGCGCACAGCTTTCTAGGCGTCAACTCACAGTCTGACGAGTTTGCAGAGACTATTGAGTTGCTTTCCAATGCACCTACTGAGTTCCCGCATCATGGTGTCGCCGGTGGATGGGATTGTGATTTTCGCTGGGCAATTCGCCCAAATATTGAAGACACATTGAGCAAAGCCGGTTCCTTAGGAAACGGTTTAGATTTTCTGACTGCTACCGCAATCGTTGCAGCCGCTGACTCAAATTCTTCCAATCGAGAAGCTTTCCGACGAGCACTGTTGTT
- a CDS encoding glycosyltransferase — protein MLRVITMTSYRRPAYTREVLASLAKCDGIADWLLLPNVEPGNEEVIAAFREWDACEMRLVVNEKRLGLNKNTHEAVLRAFNLRADVMVHLEDDTVLSPDALRYFDWAVRDLLIPDVKSSDGHQILLASGYNKPKTEPSVDRSHVCDTRPIWTPWGWAVDRSRLTWLIVNWCFRNRKCFTCQFRSQYRRTRREVFPILSRIQNIGYEKGENNRTPEWYRANHRTPWVATSDSLNREWKLL, from the coding sequence ATGCTCCGCGTAATCACGATGACGTCATATCGCCGGCCGGCGTACACGCGCGAAGTGTTAGCCTCGCTGGCGAAGTGCGACGGGATCGCCGACTGGCTGTTGCTGCCGAACGTCGAACCCGGCAACGAAGAAGTCATTGCTGCTTTTCGCGAGTGGGATGCCTGCGAGATGCGTCTGGTCGTCAACGAGAAGCGACTTGGGCTGAACAAGAACACGCACGAGGCGGTGCTCCGCGCATTCAACCTACGGGCCGACGTGATGGTTCACCTCGAAGACGACACCGTTCTCAGTCCCGACGCGCTCCGCTATTTCGACTGGGCCGTTCGTGATCTGCTGATCCCCGACGTAAAGTCGTCGGACGGCCATCAGATTCTGCTCGCGTCCGGTTACAACAAACCGAAGACCGAGCCAAGCGTTGACCGCTCCCATGTCTGCGACACACGCCCGATCTGGACACCGTGGGGATGGGCGGTCGACCGATCGCGATTGACGTGGCTGATCGTCAATTGGTGCTTCCGCAACCGAAAGTGCTTCACGTGCCAGTTCCGATCCCAGTACCGTCGCACGCGCCGCGAGGTGTTCCCGATCCTCAGCCGCATCCAGAACATCGGCTACGAAAAGGGTGAGAACAACCGGACGCCCGAGTGGTATCGCGCGAACCATCGGACGCCCTGGGTGGCGACGTCCGACTCACTGAATAGGGAATGGAAGTTGCTTTGA
- a CDS encoding FkbM family methyltransferase: MNQQQYESVICRFIHGVPGALYDIGVGPKTEWRTLSRKYSAMHVFGCEPHPVQHEKLLDADFPGPLARVAIGENEGAATLHVPTHDLKCCSLLPVPYANATCQVEVWTLDRFDVNMGEQERILLWLDIEGSELSALRSGRRLLASGRVRWINLEERRGGHCPATDWCDPKALDAFLTKQGYVRVADYNRHSTHQDAIYVHKDE, from the coding sequence ATGAACCAACAACAGTATGAATCCGTTATCTGCCGTTTCATTCATGGCGTCCCTGGCGCGCTCTACGACATCGGTGTTGGACCAAAAACCGAATGGCGAACGCTGAGTCGCAAATACTCAGCCATGCATGTGTTTGGTTGCGAACCACATCCGGTCCAGCACGAGAAACTGCTCGATGCGGACTTTCCTGGCCCGCTGGCCAGGGTTGCGATCGGCGAAAACGAGGGGGCTGCCACGCTCCACGTGCCAACGCACGACCTGAAGTGCTGCAGCCTTCTGCCGGTGCCTTATGCCAACGCCACTTGCCAGGTCGAGGTTTGGACGCTCGACCGGTTTGACGTGAACATGGGTGAGCAGGAGCGCATCCTCCTGTGGCTCGACATCGAGGGGAGCGAACTATCTGCCTTGCGGAGTGGCCGTCGGCTACTCGCGTCTGGCCGCGTTCGCTGGATCAATCTCGAAGAGCGTCGCGGTGGACACTGCCCGGCCACTGACTGGTGTGATCCGAAGGCGCTCGATGCATTCCTGACAAAGCAAGGCTACGTCCGTGTGGCCGACTACAACCGGCACTCTACGCACCAGGACGCCATCTACGTGCACAAGGATGAATAG
- a CDS encoding glycosyltransferase, whose translation MKLAAICCTYKRPNELATAIECFLRQDYPADLRELIVLDDAGQYENQEGDGWRIVSLPFRFRTLGEKRNASAGLVSPNIDAYCVWDDDDVYLPWHMTAAAAVLAEADYTIPTVIYNDKRNRVQRKSNQYLFHGAWSFRREAFERVGGYPFIQSGQDQGLLRRFKAAKLRRADPIQYDPRPSYVYRWFTAHSTHISAMGANGYERLGQAPAQRIEKVKPRWDADWLRLANAELKEAEDEPTTV comes from the coding sequence ATGAAGCTGGCCGCGATTTGCTGCACATATAAACGCCCCAACGAACTGGCGACCGCCATTGAGTGCTTCCTGCGTCAGGACTACCCGGCAGACCTCCGCGAACTGATTGTGCTGGACGATGCCGGCCAGTACGAGAACCAGGAAGGTGACGGCTGGCGGATCGTATCCCTTCCGTTTCGGTTCCGCACGTTGGGCGAAAAGCGCAACGCCAGCGCCGGACTGGTGTCCCCAAACATTGACGCCTACTGCGTGTGGGATGACGACGACGTTTACCTGCCGTGGCACATGACCGCAGCGGCCGCTGTGTTGGCCGAGGCAGACTATACGATTCCCACGGTCATCTACAACGACAAGCGAAACCGAGTGCAGCGGAAGTCGAACCAGTACCTGTTTCACGGCGCGTGGTCGTTCCGCCGAGAGGCATTCGAGCGGGTTGGAGGCTACCCGTTCATCCAAAGCGGCCAGGACCAGGGACTGTTGCGGCGTTTCAAGGCCGCCAAGCTGCGTCGTGCCGACCCGATCCAGTACGACCCACGTCCCAGCTATGTCTATCGCTGGTTCACCGCGCACTCGACGCATATCTCGGCGATGGGCGCGAACGGTTACGAACGGCTCGGACAAGCACCGGCGCAGCGGATCGAGAAGGTGAAGCCACGCTGGGATGCCGATTGGTTGCGGCTGGCGAACGCGGAACTCAAGGAGGCTGAAGATGAACCAACAACAGTATGA
- a CDS encoding glycosyltransferase yields the protein MRVFLMGYPGDLGGACTEAWHTVKLWRRFDADVHLIATWGTDAKWRSRVDALGCTTHTATPETLDQVPGLAGATVVSFCNAAFLANAKRLRELGCRLAWVNCMTWLFDAERKFYRESGPFDAFVFQSEFQRSMLEPELTKLGYTPGLGNLIRGAFDFEEWEFNPRPHADGEAIVVGRAARPDLDKWSSNTWPIYNRIQYRNKRALMLGMDERTHQKLGAPPEWADCLKPMALPAHDYFRQLHCTLPVNGGARENWPRVGLEAMAAGVAVVAQNDWGWREMIEHGVTGFLGSCDEELAHHTAVLAYDETLRMRIINAARERLVNELASPNVLWAGWKRLFEAINTERRAAA from the coding sequence ATGCGAGTATTTCTGATGGGTTATCCGGGCGACCTCGGCGGCGCATGCACCGAGGCCTGGCACACGGTCAAACTGTGGCGACGATTCGATGCTGACGTTCACCTGATCGCGACTTGGGGGACCGACGCCAAGTGGCGATCCCGCGTCGACGCGCTGGGTTGTACGACGCATACTGCGACGCCGGAAACGCTCGATCAGGTGCCCGGTTTGGCCGGTGCGACGGTGGTTAGCTTCTGCAATGCGGCGTTTCTGGCCAATGCGAAACGCCTGCGCGAACTTGGCTGCCGACTGGCATGGGTTAACTGCATGACCTGGCTGTTCGATGCGGAGCGAAAGTTTTATCGCGAGTCCGGTCCGTTCGACGCCTTTGTGTTCCAGTCCGAATTCCAGCGATCGATGCTCGAGCCGGAACTGACGAAGCTCGGCTACACCCCAGGACTCGGTAATCTGATTCGCGGCGCGTTCGACTTCGAGGAGTGGGAGTTTAACCCGCGGCCGCACGCCGATGGTGAAGCAATTGTCGTTGGCCGAGCCGCACGGCCTGACCTCGATAAGTGGTCGAGTAACACCTGGCCCATCTACAACCGCATCCAGTACCGCAACAAGCGGGCGCTGATGCTCGGCATGGACGAACGGACGCATCAAAAGCTCGGCGCACCGCCGGAGTGGGCTGATTGCCTGAAGCCGATGGCTTTGCCCGCGCACGATTACTTCCGCCAGTTGCACTGCACGTTGCCCGTCAATGGCGGCGCTCGCGAGAACTGGCCTCGTGTCGGGCTGGAGGCGATGGCCGCAGGCGTGGCTGTGGTCGCCCAGAATGATTGGGGCTGGCGCGAAATGATCGAGCATGGCGTGACCGGCTTTCTCGGCAGTTGCGACGAGGAACTGGCCCACCACACCGCCGTGCTCGCTTATGACGAAACGCTGCGGATGCGAATCATCAACGCCGCTCGCGAGCGGCTCGTCAACGAATTGGCCAGTCCCAACGTGCTGTGGGCCGGCTGGAAACGCCTTTTTGAAGCCATCAACACCGAACGGAGGGCGGCCGCATGA
- a CDS encoding phage tail tape measure protein: MPSAQAIRAGAAYVELYTKDSRLVRGLARASKRLQAFGAGVRAMGLKVAAAGAAMLAPLLGAAKLFASTGDQLDKMRARTGFSAEALSELGFAAEQGGASIDQLDRSLAAMARFSVMVERGLKTSTDLLDMLGVSAEQFKQASPEERFKLLAEAISKIEDPTLRAGVALNVFGRSGRELLPMLEGGRASIEALQKEARRLGITMTDEDATSAAELTDALNRLKRQLMAIVVQIGAALAPVLTEMQKRIAPLITSVIKWIKENKTLVVTVFKIAAAVVAAGVALIILGTLISSAGAVIGAVIGGLVAVIGAVGAAIAILGKIIALLLTPIGLVILAVVALAGYLLYATGIGGKALAWLGERFQVLKSDALAAWQGIGDALAAGDLALAAKILWLTLKMEWKRGIHFLNGLWIKFKEFFLSIATNAVFGAAKIFNDGWAAIEVAWTETVGFLADAWSVFTNLLTKTWHSTVGFIKKAWVRLKSLFDSDVDVNAEVNRINRETSQANEAADNKMLEAVGRRDRERRERRAQIERDRAGVESTLTDMQREEHARRQRQFAEDLGETEGELADARREWQEAIAEAAKKRAEAESSEPERMKELQDSLSFSAGALGEEQRKVEVKGTFNALAARGLGADNLAERTARAAEQIVVNTKDLVDQAKQGKLVFAQ; encoded by the coding sequence ATGCCTTCGGCTCAAGCAATCCGCGCTGGCGCGGCCTACGTCGAACTCTACACGAAGGACAGCCGTCTCGTTCGCGGCCTGGCCCGCGCATCGAAGCGATTGCAGGCCTTCGGTGCGGGCGTCCGCGCGATGGGGCTCAAAGTCGCGGCCGCCGGAGCCGCGATGCTCGCGCCTCTATTGGGAGCGGCGAAACTCTTCGCTTCCACGGGTGACCAGCTCGACAAGATGCGGGCACGGACCGGTTTCTCAGCTGAGGCGCTCAGCGAACTAGGATTCGCTGCCGAACAGGGCGGCGCGTCCATCGACCAACTCGACCGCTCGCTGGCAGCAATGGCCCGCTTTTCCGTGATGGTCGAGCGCGGTCTGAAAACGTCCACTGATCTTCTCGACATGCTCGGCGTCTCCGCTGAGCAGTTCAAACAGGCCAGCCCCGAAGAACGCTTCAAGCTGCTGGCCGAGGCGATTTCCAAGATCGAAGACCCCACGCTCCGCGCTGGCGTCGCCCTGAACGTGTTTGGCCGCAGTGGCCGTGAGCTACTGCCCATGCTGGAAGGCGGTCGGGCGTCGATCGAAGCGCTACAAAAAGAGGCCCGCCGGCTCGGCATCACGATGACGGACGAGGACGCCACCTCCGCAGCCGAGTTGACCGACGCATTGAACCGCTTGAAACGCCAACTAATGGCCATCGTTGTGCAGATCGGCGCAGCGCTCGCCCCAGTGCTGACGGAAATGCAGAAGCGAATCGCACCCCTCATCACGTCGGTCATCAAATGGATCAAAGAGAACAAGACGCTCGTCGTTACGGTCTTCAAGATCGCCGCCGCTGTAGTTGCCGCCGGCGTTGCGCTCATTATTCTTGGCACGCTGATCTCCAGCGCCGGCGCGGTGATCGGCGCGGTGATCGGCGGGCTGGTCGCGGTCATCGGGGCGGTCGGAGCGGCGATTGCCATTCTGGGAAAAATCATCGCGCTGCTGCTCACGCCGATCGGCTTGGTCATTCTCGCTGTCGTGGCGCTGGCCGGCTACCTGCTGTACGCGACTGGAATTGGCGGCAAGGCGCTCGCCTGGTTGGGCGAGCGGTTTCAGGTACTCAAGAGCGATGCCCTCGCCGCGTGGCAGGGAATCGGCGATGCGCTGGCGGCAGGCGACCTCGCCCTGGCGGCGAAGATTCTCTGGTTGACGCTGAAGATGGAATGGAAGCGGGGCATCCACTTCCTCAACGGACTGTGGATCAAGTTCAAGGAGTTCTTCCTCTCTATCGCCACGAATGCCGTGTTCGGCGCGGCGAAGATCTTTAACGATGGTTGGGCCGCCATCGAAGTTGCCTGGACCGAGACGGTCGGGTTCCTCGCCGACGCCTGGTCGGTCTTTACCAACCTGCTCACCAAGACCTGGCATTCGACCGTCGGCTTCATCAAGAAGGCCTGGGTCCGGCTCAAGTCGCTGTTCGATTCGGACGTGGATGTCAACGCCGAGGTCAATCGCATAAATCGCGAAACCAGCCAGGCGAATGAAGCCGCCGACAACAAGATGCTCGAGGCGGTTGGCCGGCGGGACCGTGAGCGACGAGAGCGACGCGCACAAATCGAACGCGACCGGGCCGGCGTCGAGAGCACGCTCACCGACATGCAGCGAGAGGAACACGCCCGCCGGCAACGGCAGTTCGCCGAAGACCTTGGGGAAACGGAGGGCGAACTGGCGGACGCTCGCCGCGAGTGGCAGGAGGCCATCGCCGAAGCGGCGAAGAAACGGGCTGAAGCCGAGTCGAGCGAGCCAGAACGCATGAAGGAACTCCAAGACAGTCTGTCCTTCAGCGCGGGGGCGCTCGGCGAAGAGCAGCGCAAGGTCGAAGTCAAAGGCACGTTCAACGCGCTGGCTGCCCGCGGACTCGGCGCGGACAACCTGGCCGAGCGGACGGCGCGGGCCGCCGAGCAGATCGTCGTCAACACGAAGGACCTGGTGGACCAGGCTAAACAAGGAAAGCTCGTCTTCGCACAGTAG
- a CDS encoding phage tail tube protein, protein MATRLGMDAKLYRNTGDYATPVWVEVSNVKDVTLNLEKGEADVTTRANAGWRATVGTLKDASIEFQMVWDTVDAGFDAIRQAFFNNAPLEFAVMDGDITDPDSEGLRATFDIFNFTRNEALEEAIMVDVSIKPTYADNAPEWITGGP, encoded by the coding sequence ATGGCCACACGATTGGGCATGGATGCAAAGCTGTATCGCAACACGGGCGACTACGCGACGCCGGTCTGGGTCGAGGTGAGCAACGTCAAAGACGTCACGCTGAACCTGGAGAAAGGCGAGGCCGACGTCACGACCCGCGCCAACGCTGGCTGGCGAGCCACGGTTGGCACGCTCAAGGACGCCTCGATTGAGTTCCAGATGGTTTGGGACACGGTCGACGCAGGCTTCGACGCGATCCGTCAGGCGTTCTTCAACAACGCGCCGCTGGAATTCGCAGTGATGGACGGCGACATCACCGATCCCGATTCGGAAGGACTGCGAGCGACCTTCGACATCTTTAACTTCACGCGCAACGAAGCGCTGGAAGAGGCCATCATGGTCGACGTTTCGATCAAGCCAACCTACGCCGACAACGCGCCCGAATGGATCACTGGCGGACCGTAA